In the genome of Limnobaculum zhutongyuii, one region contains:
- a CDS encoding DUF4123 domain-containing protein produces the protein MKTNKIINAKFHEPKLSVQATLLTEQLKTRFLTYSNQCYLLLDPFLRDFIDDDVINERINSNQVTYIPIPHPSIDKTKVPFILPLNLNQQEDCNLLFHSVYESLFESHPERIDMGDGRRFCGWLAANSNTQLPDLARYIGQVAIQRLSEDRTILLRFYDPAVLSQLWPILSEVQKRILFGLAEQWTVMSGEAELHTFPAIEAKLFGAHTLGLSDEQYSQIRWIGAINCGLCTYRRSDNAPWISELQAHNLLMPIFGRLQNYTFHYYDELERLSVRALTIHPCFDLHPLLTSRVIGESSTISYSDFVKDISEQQWIKIQKDCIANYGSLSELLS, from the coding sequence TCGAATCAATGTTATTTATTGTTAGATCCTTTCTTACGTGATTTTATTGATGATGATGTCATAAATGAACGTATTAATAGCAACCAGGTCACCTATATTCCTATACCTCATCCTTCGATAGATAAAACAAAAGTTCCTTTCATTTTGCCATTAAATCTTAATCAGCAGGAAGATTGTAATTTGTTGTTTCATTCGGTATATGAATCTTTATTTGAATCTCACCCGGAACGAATTGATATGGGGGATGGGCGACGCTTTTGTGGTTGGTTAGCGGCGAATTCAAATACTCAGTTACCCGATTTGGCCAGATACATTGGACAGGTTGCTATTCAGCGTTTATCCGAAGACCGAACGATATTATTGCGTTTTTACGACCCGGCTGTTTTGAGCCAACTTTGGCCGATACTATCAGAGGTACAAAAACGAATTTTATTTGGTTTAGCAGAACAGTGGACGGTAATGTCCGGAGAAGCTGAACTGCATACATTTCCAGCTATTGAAGCGAAACTATTTGGAGCTCATACGCTGGGTTTATCCGATGAACAATACAGTCAAATTCGTTGGATAGGGGCAATAAATTGCGGATTATGCACCTATCGTCGTTCAGACAATGCCCCATGGATTAGCGAGTTACAAGCACATAATTTGTTGATGCCAATTTTTGGAAGGTTACAGAATTACACTTTTCATTATTATGATGAATTGGAAAGATTATCTGTCAGGGCCCTCACTATTCATCCTTGTTTTGATTTACATCCATTGCTGACTTCCCGTGTAATTGGGGAGAGTTCAACTATTAGCTACTCTGATTTTGTGAAAGACATCTCAGAACAGCAGTGGATAAAAATTCAAAAAGATTGTATTGCCAACTACGGCTCTTTATCTGAGTTATTATCGTAG